A DNA window from Desulfatiglans sp. contains the following coding sequences:
- the yejB gene encoding microcin C ABC transporter permease YejB has product MTSYIIRRLLLIIPTLFGILVINFFIIQFAPGGPVERIIAKYSFGASDPIMRTSGKSADGNKTAVQSGGAKGVYRGSEALNPAIIKELEIQFGFDKPAHERFINMVWDYLCFDFGKSYYRNETVLNIIKEKLPVSLSLGLWSTFIMYLISIPLGIRKAVKDGTPFDAWSSFMVNVFYAIPGFILAVLLIVFFAGGSYFHIFPVRGLISNNWDELSSTAKILDYIWHITLPVICITLPGFATMTMLTKNFFMDEIHKLYVVTARSKGLTENGVLYKHVFRNAMLIVISSFPMAFITAIFTGSMLIEVIFSLDGLGLMGFQAVLERDYPIIFATLYIYTLMGLLMKLVSDILYTVIDPRIDFESRGV; this is encoded by the coding sequence ATGACTTCCTACATTATACGCAGGTTATTACTCATAATACCGACCCTGTTTGGTATACTGGTAATAAATTTTTTCATTATTCAGTTTGCACCCGGTGGCCCGGTGGAGCGAATAATAGCAAAATACTCGTTCGGGGCATCTGATCCAATAATGAGAACATCCGGTAAAAGTGCAGATGGAAACAAGACCGCGGTTCAATCCGGGGGCGCAAAAGGGGTTTACAGAGGATCAGAAGCCCTGAACCCTGCCATTATTAAAGAACTGGAAATACAGTTCGGGTTTGATAAACCAGCCCATGAACGATTTATAAATATGGTATGGGATTATCTTTGTTTTGATTTTGGCAAGAGTTATTACCGTAACGAGACTGTTCTTAATATCATTAAAGAAAAACTGCCAGTATCCTTAAGTCTTGGGCTCTGGAGCACCTTCATTATGTATTTGATCTCCATTCCCCTTGGGATTCGTAAGGCAGTTAAGGATGGCACCCCATTTGATGCCTGGTCAAGTTTTATGGTGAATGTGTTTTATGCTATACCGGGATTTATTCTGGCTGTATTACTAATTGTGTTTTTTGCAGGAGGTTCATATTTCCATATATTTCCTGTAAGGGGACTTATTTCAAATAACTGGGATGAGTTGAGCAGTACTGCTAAAATACTTGACTATATATGGCATATCACATTACCAGTTATATGTATTACGCTTCCGGGTTTTGCCACCATGACAATGCTTACCAAAAACTTCTTTATGGATGAAATTCATAAATTATATGTGGTAACAGCACGTTCAAAGGGACTGACCGAAAATGGGGTTTTATATAAGCATGTTTTCAGAAATGCCATGTTGATCGTGATATCCAGCTTTCCTATGGCATTTATCACTGCCATATTTACAGGTTCTATGCTGATTGAGGTTATCTTCTCTCTGGATGGTTTAGGATTGATGGGTTTTCAGGCAGTATTGGAGAGAGATTATCCGATTATTTTCGCCACTCTTTACATATATACACTTATGGGATTATTGATGAAGCTGGTCAGTGATATTTTGTACACAGTGATTGACCCCAGAATAGATTTTGAAAGCAGAGGCGTATGA
- a CDS encoding ABC transporter permease has product MSYNFLRLKSSDVNRRRLKKFKANKRGYYSLLIFLFLLIFTLPAEFISNDKPLIVRYKKQIYFPVFVDYPESVFGGFLAKTNYRDPFIIEEIISNGWMIWPPFKYGYRTINKIPGMPVPSPPSIENPLGTDNQARDVFARLIYGFRTTIIFSLILTIFSSIIGIITGAVQGYLGGLVDLIFQRLLEIWNGLPLFFLLIVIFSIINPGFWILICVLLVFSWAGLSNVVRAEVLRIRNFDFIKSARALGVKRYNILLKHVLPNAMVAAMTFIPFTFSGAVTMLIILDFLGFGLPAGSASLGELLSQGRANIQAPWLGIVGFFSVSITLVLIIFIGEAFRDAFDPKKI; this is encoded by the coding sequence ATGTCCTATAATTTTTTAAGATTAAAATCATCAGATGTAAACCGGAGACGCCTGAAAAAGTTCAAGGCAAACAAACGTGGCTATTATAGTCTGTTGATATTCCTGTTTCTTCTAATTTTCACACTGCCTGCAGAATTTATTTCAAATGATAAGCCTCTGATTGTGAGATATAAAAAACAAATATATTTCCCTGTATTTGTTGATTATCCTGAATCGGTATTTGGTGGTTTTCTTGCTAAAACGAATTACAGGGACCCCTTTATTATTGAAGAGATAATTTCCAATGGGTGGATGATCTGGCCGCCTTTCAAATATGGCTACAGAACTATTAATAAAATACCAGGAATGCCTGTTCCATCACCGCCATCCATTGAAAACCCTCTGGGCACAGACAATCAGGCCAGGGATGTATTTGCCCGTTTGATTTATGGCTTCAGAACAACAATAATTTTCTCTTTAATATTAACGATTTTTTCATCCATTATAGGAATAATAACCGGGGCTGTTCAGGGCTATTTGGGGGGGCTGGTAGATCTTATTTTTCAGCGTTTATTAGAGATATGGAACGGGCTGCCATTGTTTTTTCTGTTAATCGTCATCTTTAGCATTATTAATCCGGGATTCTGGATACTGATATGTGTACTGCTGGTTTTTTCATGGGCAGGATTATCAAATGTGGTAAGGGCAGAGGTACTCAGGATAAGAAATTTTGATTTTATTAAGTCGGCGCGGGCACTGGGAGTAAAAAGATATAATATCCTTTTAAAGCATGTATTGCCAAACGCAATGGTTGCAGCAATGACCTTTATTCCCTTTACTTTCAGCGGTGCAGTCACAATGTTGATAATCCTGGATTTTCTTGGTTTCGGTCTGCCAGCAGGATCTGCATCTCTTGGCGAACTATTATCCCAGGGGAGAGCAAATATACAGGCGCCATGGCTTGGTATTGTGGGCTTTTTTTCCGTTTCAATAACTCTTGTCCTGATCATATTCATTGGTGAAGCATTCAGAGACGCATTTGACCCTAAAAAGATATGA